Below is a genomic region from Scyliorhinus canicula chromosome 5, sScyCan1.1, whole genome shotgun sequence.
TACCTCCATcaacctttcaggcagcgaattccaaactccaaccgccctctgggtaaaaatgtttttcctcacatcccctctaaacctcctgccccttaccttaaatctatgccccctggtcgtTGACCCCTCCATTAAGATGAaaagtttgttcctgtctactctatctatgtccctcataattttatgcatcGCAATCAATTTGCATTTCCCATTACatatctggcttttaaagcagtccaaggcaggccagcagcacggttcgattcccgtaccagcctccccgaacaggcgccggaatgtggcgactaggggcttttcacagtaacgtaattgaagcctattcgtgacaataagcgattttcatttcattcatatcaCTGATCCAGACCTGACATCTAATTCTGAATATTAACTAATTCCAGCTGGTCTTCCTTCAGCGAGACTGGTGTTTTAGATAATGATGTGAAATTCCAATGAAGGAGGGAATTACATTGTATTCAtatatgttttttttctctccaggTGCAGATTTCAACGCCACGGATCCTGGAAGGGGTTTTACGCCACAACAGTGGGCACAGTTTACAGGGCGGCATGAAACCATCTCTCTTATGCGCAAACTCCTGGCCAAGCCTTGTCCTGTCCAATTCAGTGACAGGTACAAGCCTGAGTGGCCAAGATTGAGAGAACTCGTAACCAAAGCCAACGAGCCCAAGAACTGTTTGGAAAAAATCTACGAGACCATCACGTCAGCCTTGACCATCAATTTTCCCCGTGACCCAGAAGAAGATGGCCCCCTTGACCACATGGTCAAGATGACCACCGCCATTTGCAGCCCTTTTGTTGCCACTGGATGCAGGACAGTCTGTCCGAGCAGCCCCCCTTGCGTGGGAAAGAGGAGGTTCACGGTGCCGGAGATCTTGTGGAAGCAGAGGTCTCGGGAAGTGAAAGCTCCAGTCAAAGATTATGTTAAACACCAAAAATTATTTCAGAACTCTCAGCTTGTCGTGCTCCCAAAAAGGAAGGAAAGGAGAGCCAGCCTGCCACCGTTAACCTTTCCCTCCAAACCGGTGACAGCCACTTCCTCCAGGAGGGGTAGCCTGATGCTCTTGAGCACGATTAGGTTGAGAACTGTGCAGCCCGGAATCGTGGTGCCCAAGGTCCGCGTGTTCAAAGCGCCCACTCCGACCTATGAGCCTGAGAGAGTGCGCCGAAAGAGCAGCGTGAAGGGAGGCAACTTCCTGGAACCACCCCAGTGGAGGTACAAGGAGCTGAAAGAGGAAAGAAAGGAAGAAGAGAAGAAAAGAGCAGAAGAAGCGGAAAGAGTGAGGGTAGAGAAGATGGCAGCCAGAAGAGAAAGGGCAGAGAAGATAGTGGCCAAAAGTAAATCATAATGTC
It encodes:
- the LOC119965898 gene encoding ankyrin repeat domain-containing protein 33B-like; its protein translation is MLLMTEARRGEDSGRPGTIDMPPNTTHLLQLPEEEWDDPELEDENEVDEEPDTCSILSDDSFYPPDLQSIYSESEIVTNGPLNLYRACAMNNAVGLKELMCQELSKRDVMERDRNGKTGLMVACYQGFMDIVFLLAECPHLDVNWQDKEGNTALIIAVQAGHITITNYLLNYFTGIDIERRNIHGFTALMKAAMQGKMDCVRALMLAGADFNATDPGRGFTPQQWAQFTGRHETISLMRKLLAKPCPVQFSDRYKPEWPRLRELVTKANEPKNCLEKIYETITSALTINFPRDPEEDGPLDHMVKMTTAICSPFVATGCRTVCPSSPPCVGKRRFTVPEILWKQRSREVKAPVKDYVKHQKLFQNSQLVVLPKRKERRASLPPLTFPSKPVTATSSRRGSLMLLSTIRLRTVQPGIVVPKVRVFKAPTPTYEPERVRRKSSVKGGNFLEPPQWRYKELKEERKEEEKKRAEEAERVRVEKMAARRERAEKIVAKSKS